The Cetobacterium ceti region TTTCTTTTTTTATAGGTATTGAATTAGCGAAACGATATGGAGCTAAAAAAGGTTTGTCAAAAGAAATTATTGAAGATTATGCTTTTGTAGCAATGATTTCAGGACTTTTAGGTGGAAGATTATATTATGTTTTATTTAATTATCATTATTATTTTTCTCATCCTCAAGATATAATTGCTGTTTGGAAAGGTGGAATGGCAATTCACGGAGGAATAATAGGAGGTTTAATAGGGACTTTTATATATGGTAAAAAGAAAAAAATTAATCCTTTTTTATTAGGTGATATTGCAGCAGGCCCATTAATATTAGGTCAGACAATAGGAAGATTTGGAAATTTAGCAAATGGAGAAATTCAGGGTGTTCCTACATTTACTCCTTTTTCAGTTATTTTTACATTAAAACCTAAGTTTTATCAATGGTACGCTTATTATAATACTTTACCACCAATTGATAAAATGAAATATAAGGAGTTAGTACCATGGGGATTGGTATTTCCAAACTCTTCTCCTGCTGGAATGGAATTCCCTAATTTACCCCTTCACCCAGCAATGCTATATGAAGCTGGATTAAATTTTTTAGGATTTTTATTTATATGGTTTTTTTTGAAAAATAGAAACTATGCAACTGGTACTGTATGGTGGTCTTATATTATTATTTATAGTATTATACGTTTTTTTGTAAGCTTTTTTAGAGCCGAAGATTTAATGATTTGGGGATTAAGGGCTCCTCATGTTATGAGTATTATTTTAATTGTAATATCATCATTTATTATTTATTATTTAAATAGAAAAAAATCTTAATGGAGGATTAAATATGAAAAAGTTATTATGTGGATTACTTGTAACTTTAGCTTTGGGAGGATGTGCAAGTAATACTATAAAGCAAAATATTGAAAAGGATTACAAATCTGTTAGTATTGATTATCCTAATGCTAGTTTAAAATTTATGAATAATTTTAAGGTAGCAGGAAATGCAGGAATAAATAATTATTTTGGAGAATATACGGTAGAGAAGAATAATGGAATAAAAATAAAAATAAAAGGAACAACTATGATGGCTGGACCAATAAATGAAATGAATAATGAAAAAAGTTTTATAAAAGTTTTAGATAATGTAGATAGTTATAAGATAGATGGAAACTATTTATATTTTTATGAAAAAGGAGAGCAAGTATTAAAATTTGTAAAATAATTAAAGAAAATAGGAGAGTTAGCTTAAGCTAATTCTCCTATTTTTAATAATAAATCATATGCTAATATTTCTTTTTCAGTCTCTTTAAATTCAACTGATTTATATTGCGTTGAAAGAAGAGTAACAGAATTAGTATTATTTCTCATTACATTTGCATTGTTAGCAATAATAAAATCTAGATTTTTCTTTATTAATTTTTGAGTAGCATTTTGAATTAGATTCTCAGTTTCTGCAGCAAAACCAATTAAAGTTTGTCTTTTTTTTAATTGTCCCATAGTAAATAAAATGTCTGGATTTCTTTCTAAAATAATAGTTAAATCATCATCTGATTTTTTAATTTTTTGCTTAGAAATAGATTTTGCTCTATAATCAGCAACAGCTGCACATGCAATTGCAATATCTGTATTTTCATAATATTTAAAGACTTCATCATACATTTCTTGAGCTGTAGTAATTTGAATAAAATTTTTGATATTTGTTGGAATATTCAAATTTGTTGGTCCTGATATTAAAGTTACATCAGCTCCAAGATTAGCTGCTGCAATTGCAAGAGAATATCCCATTTTTCCACTTGATTTATTACTTAAATATCTTATCGGATCTATAGCCTCTTCAGTTGGCCCTGCTGTAATAAGTACTTTTTTATTTTTTAATATTTGAGGTAAATTAAATTTCTCAATATAATCTTCAATTATTGCTACAATATTTTCTTCTTTTTTTAATCGTCCTTTTCCAGTTACATTACAAGCTAAAAATCCTTCTTCAGCTTCAATAAATTTGTAATTATATCTTTTTAATTTCTCAATATTTTCTTTTAAAATAGGGTTATCGTACATGTTAGAATTCATTGCTAAAGCAAAGAAAACGGAAGCTTTTTTATTAGCTGCAGAAATAACAGTAGATAACATATCATCGGCAATTCCATTAGCGATTTTTCCAATAATATTATATGTAGCAGGGGCAACAAGAATAATATCAGCCCAATCTGCTAAAGATATATGTTCTACATCAACCTGATGGTTTTTTTCCCACATATCTGTGATAACTCTATTTTTTGATAAAGTTTCTAAAGTAAGAGGGGTAATAATATTAGTTGCATTTTTTGTCATTATAACTTTTACATTAAATCCTTTTTTTCTTAGGATGGAAATAATGTTTGCAGATTTATATGCTGCAATTCCGCCTGTAACGCCGATAAGTATATTTTTCATAAAAACTCCTTTCAAAATTAAATGTTCTTGTTTAAATTATAATATTAAATTTTTTTTTTTCAAATAAATTTAAAAAACTATTGACGCATAAAAAAAAAAGTGGTATTATAAATTTCGTCAGCAGCAATGTTGAACATAAACGAGGACATTAACAACAGAATAGATAAGATAGTTAATAATTAGTTATGCAATAACACATAACGGTGTAAATAAAATTTTGAATGAAGAGTTTGATCC contains the following coding sequences:
- the lgt gene encoding prolipoprotein diacylglyceryl transferase, with protein sequence MHPIFLQIGNLKIGYYGLCYAISFFIGIELAKRYGAKKGLSKEIIEDYAFVAMISGLLGGRLYYVLFNYHYYFSHPQDIIAVWKGGMAIHGGIIGGLIGTFIYGKKKKINPFLLGDIAAGPLILGQTIGRFGNLANGEIQGVPTFTPFSVIFTLKPKFYQWYAYYNTLPPIDKMKYKELVPWGLVFPNSSPAGMEFPNLPLHPAMLYEAGLNFLGFLFIWFFLKNRNYATGTVWWSYIIIYSIIRFFVSFFRAEDLMIWGLRAPHVMSIILIVISSFIIYYLNRKKS
- a CDS encoding META domain-containing protein; amino-acid sequence: MKKLLCGLLVTLALGGCASNTIKQNIEKDYKSVSIDYPNASLKFMNNFKVAGNAGINNYFGEYTVEKNNGIKIKIKGTTMMAGPINEMNNEKSFIKVLDNVDSYKIDGNYLYFYEKGEQVLKFVK
- the coaBC gene encoding bifunctional phosphopantothenoylcysteine decarboxylase/phosphopantothenate--cysteine ligase CoaBC encodes the protein MKNILIGVTGGIAAYKSANIISILRKKGFNVKVIMTKNATNIITPLTLETLSKNRVITDMWEKNHQVDVEHISLADWADIILVAPATYNIIGKIANGIADDMLSTVISAANKKASVFFALAMNSNMYDNPILKENIEKLKRYNYKFIEAEEGFLACNVTGKGRLKKEENIVAIIEDYIEKFNLPQILKNKKVLITAGPTEEAIDPIRYLSNKSSGKMGYSLAIAAANLGADVTLISGPTNLNIPTNIKNFIQITTAQEMYDEVFKYYENTDIAIACAAVADYRAKSISKQKIKKSDDDLTIILERNPDILFTMGQLKKRQTLIGFAAETENLIQNATQKLIKKNLDFIIANNANVMRNNTNSVTLLSTQYKSVEFKETEKEILAYDLLLKIGELA